One window of the Carnobacterium maltaromaticum DSM 20342 genome contains the following:
- the pth gene encoding aminoacyl-tRNA hydrolase: MKIIVGLGNPGAKYTATKHNIGFITMDEMAFQHKLQFNKSKFDAVYAEAFIGTEKVLLVKPQTFMNDSGQAVRPLMDYYDLGIEDLVVVYDDLDLPVGKIRLRQKGSAGGHNGIKSLIQHLGTSDFNRIRIGIDRPFPGQTVINHVLGAFPKEHHEDILFAVKDAAEALNYWIEGHTFLETMNQFNRKS; this comes from the coding sequence ATGAAGATAATCGTCGGTTTAGGGAATCCCGGTGCAAAATATACCGCAACAAAACATAATATTGGCTTTATCACTATGGATGAAATGGCTTTCCAACATAAGTTGCAGTTTAACAAAAGTAAGTTTGATGCAGTTTATGCAGAAGCTTTTATTGGAACTGAGAAAGTGCTATTAGTCAAACCACAGACCTTTATGAATGATTCAGGACAAGCAGTTAGACCATTAATGGATTATTATGATTTAGGTATTGAAGATTTAGTTGTGGTGTATGACGATTTAGATTTACCAGTTGGGAAAATTAGATTACGCCAAAAAGGTAGTGCAGGTGGGCATAATGGGATTAAAAGTTTAATCCAACATCTAGGTACTTCCGACTTTAATCGAATCAGAATAGGCATTGACAGACCTTTCCCAGGTCAGACAGTTATTAACCATGTGTTAGGTGCGTTTCCAAAAGAGCATCATGAAGACATACTTTTTGCGGTTAAAGATGCTGCCGAGGCTTTAAATTACTGGATTGAAGGCCACACATTTTTAGAAACAATGAATCAGTTTAACCGTAAAAGCTAA
- a CDS encoding L-lactate dehydrogenase: MKQTEIKDHQKVIVVGDGAVGSSYAFALVTQNIAQEIGIIDIDKDKTEGDAIDLSHALAFTSPKKIYSATYQDCHDADLIVITAGAAQKPGETRLDLVNKNLKIFKAIIADIMASGFDGILLVASNPVDILTYATWKFSGLPKSRVIGSGTSLDSARFRQAIADLVHVDARNVHGYILGEHGDTEFPVWSHANIGGLQIYEWVKDNPEVDEEALVKVFFKVRDAAYEIIEKKGATFYGIAVALARITKAILNDESSILPLSVYLDGEYGQEDIFIGAPAVINRQGIQHVIEIPLTDAEMDKMIHSASTLKQILNDAFDALD; this comes from the coding sequence ATGAAACAAACTGAAATTAAAGATCATCAAAAAGTCATTGTTGTTGGTGATGGAGCGGTTGGTTCTAGCTATGCTTTTGCACTAGTGACTCAAAATATTGCGCAAGAAATTGGCATCATTGATATTGATAAAGATAAAACAGAAGGAGACGCGATTGATTTATCTCATGCGCTAGCTTTTACTTCTCCTAAAAAAATATACAGTGCAACCTATCAAGATTGCCACGATGCTGATTTGATCGTGATAACTGCTGGAGCAGCTCAAAAACCTGGAGAAACACGTTTAGACCTAGTCAATAAGAATCTTAAGATTTTCAAAGCAATTATTGCTGATATTATGGCTAGTGGCTTTGACGGTATTTTATTGGTAGCAAGTAATCCCGTTGATATCCTAACTTACGCTACTTGGAAATTTTCTGGTTTACCTAAAAGTCGTGTAATCGGTAGTGGAACTTCATTAGATAGCGCTCGCTTCCGTCAAGCTATTGCTGACCTAGTTCATGTTGATGCCCGAAATGTTCATGGTTATATTTTAGGAGAACACGGCGACACAGAATTTCCTGTTTGGTCACACGCCAATATTGGCGGTCTTCAAATTTATGAGTGGGTGAAAGACAATCCAGAAGTTGACGAAGAAGCTTTAGTTAAAGTCTTTTTCAAAGTGAGAGATGCCGCTTATGAAATCATCGAGAAGAAAGGCGCGACTTTCTATGGAATTGCTGTGGCTTTAGCTCGTATTACCAAGGCGATTTTAAATGATGAGAGTTCTATTTTACCTTTATCTGTTTATTTAGATGGTGAATATGGTCAAGAGGATATCTTTATTGGAGCTCCTGCGGTGATTAATCGCCAAGGTATTCAACATGTAATTGAAATTCCTTTGACAGATGCAGAAATGGACAAAATGATTCATTCCGCTTCGACCTTGAAGCAAATTTTAAACGATGCTTTTGATGCATTAGACTAA
- the mfd gene encoding transcription-repair coupling factor, with amino-acid sequence MVDIKQLLADTSDIENLLESLEENQTQLVTGLSGSARTLVISTILEKKKKPIILVAHNLFHASQLIEDFSGFVPEDQLHLFPVDEMIQAEMSISSPEYRAERVAALDFLLSGKKGIVIIPLSGVRKLITPKEVWKKARFKITKGGELDPTNLAQDLVDMGYTREHLVGKPGEFSMRGGIVDIYPLTEEYPIRVELFDTEVDSLRYFEADTQRSIASIDKITILPATDTIYTSSMLKAGAQDFSEAVERNSDLILDAATKGLFIKNLTPIIDAFDKGEPMDSLALYTDFIYPQHTSVLDYMHKNSLLIMDEYPRIMETERRLIEEEAEWITSKLEERKILQHQTFANDLRGVLKDVQQGTLYFSLFQKGMGNIRFKQIHAFQYRNMQQFFGQMPLLKTEMDRWVKQKNTVLVIVSDEDRAKKVNQTFKDFEIQSKIVKPKKIETGKVQIMMGAIHNGFELPKEKIVIINEREMFNKVTKKVARRQTLSNAERLKSYTELNPGDFVVHVNHGIGKYTGMETLEIGGVHQDYMSVLYKDDAKLFIPVTQINLLQKYVSSDAKTPKINKLGGTEWAKTKKKVAAKIEDIADDLIELYAAREAEVGFAFSPDSPYQQEFENAFPYTETDDQLRSTAEIKHDMESKKPMDRLLVGDVGYGKTEVAMRAIFKAVQDGKQAAFLVPTTILAQQHYESLVQRFEDFPVEIGLLSRFRTKKQQNETMDGLKKGLVDVVIGTHRILSKDIEFLDLGLLIVDEEQRFGVKHKEKLKQLKAQVDVLTLTATPIPRTLHMSMLGVRDLSVIETPPANRYPVQTYVMEQNPGAIREAIERELTRGGQVFYLYNRVETIGKKVEELQMLVPDAKIAYAHGQMTEAQLESILYQFVEGEYDVLVTTTIIETGVDIPNVNTLFVENADHMGLSQLYQLRGRVGRSNRVAYAYFMYQPDKVLTEVSEKRLQAIKDFTELGSGFKIAMRDLSIRGAGNLLGAQQHGFIDSVGFDLYSEMLSEAVVRKRGLEKKDEKTVVEIDLGINAYLPSTYIEDERQKIEIYKRIRELTDRDEYTTLQDDLIDRFGVFPDEVADLLAIGAIKMESERALFETIRRVDDCVHLTLSTSGTASLPAEEIMKALGDIPLQATMSVKKEKLVVTMHLKDINASFEWLGYIEKFVANIAKYRSKLVAGQL; translated from the coding sequence ATGGTAGATATCAAACAGTTATTAGCAGATACATCTGACATAGAAAATTTATTAGAATCTCTTGAAGAGAATCAAACACAATTAGTTACAGGTTTATCAGGTTCTGCACGAACATTAGTCATCAGTACGATTTTAGAAAAAAAGAAGAAACCAATCATTTTAGTTGCGCATAATTTATTTCATGCTAGTCAATTAATTGAGGATTTTTCTGGTTTTGTTCCTGAGGATCAGTTGCATTTGTTTCCTGTTGATGAAATGATTCAGGCAGAAATGTCTATTTCTTCACCTGAATACCGAGCAGAGCGAGTAGCTGCGTTGGATTTTTTACTAAGTGGTAAAAAAGGTATTGTGATTATTCCTCTCTCCGGTGTTCGTAAACTAATTACACCAAAAGAAGTTTGGAAAAAAGCACGCTTTAAAATTACCAAAGGTGGCGAACTTGATCCAACTAATTTAGCTCAAGATTTAGTTGATATGGGATATACAAGAGAACACCTGGTTGGAAAACCAGGTGAATTTAGTATGCGTGGTGGGATAGTTGATATTTATCCATTAACGGAAGAATACCCTATTCGTGTTGAACTATTTGATACTGAAGTGGATTCTCTACGTTATTTTGAAGCAGATACACAGCGTTCGATAGCTTCTATTGATAAGATTACGATACTTCCGGCAACGGATACGATTTATACATCAAGCATGTTAAAAGCTGGTGCGCAAGATTTTAGTGAAGCTGTGGAAAGAAATAGCGATTTGATTCTTGATGCGGCTACAAAAGGCCTATTTATAAAAAATCTGACCCCTATTATTGATGCTTTTGATAAAGGTGAACCAATGGATAGTTTAGCTCTGTATACAGATTTTATTTATCCACAACATACGAGTGTCTTAGATTACATGCATAAAAATAGCTTATTAATTATGGATGAATATCCACGGATTATGGAAACGGAGCGCCGTTTAATTGAAGAAGAAGCAGAGTGGATTACGAGTAAGCTGGAAGAACGTAAAATTCTACAGCACCAAACATTTGCTAACGATTTGAGAGGCGTGCTTAAAGATGTTCAACAAGGAACACTTTATTTTTCTTTATTCCAAAAAGGGATGGGAAATATTCGTTTTAAACAAATTCATGCGTTTCAGTACCGTAATATGCAGCAATTTTTTGGACAAATGCCCTTATTGAAAACGGAAATGGATCGTTGGGTGAAACAGAAAAATACTGTATTAGTGATTGTATCTGATGAAGATCGAGCGAAAAAAGTCAATCAAACCTTTAAAGACTTTGAAATCCAAAGTAAAATTGTAAAACCTAAGAAAATCGAAACAGGAAAAGTTCAAATCATGATGGGAGCAATTCATAATGGATTTGAGCTTCCAAAAGAAAAAATTGTTATCATTAATGAACGCGAAATGTTCAATAAAGTCACAAAAAAAGTAGCTAGGCGTCAAACTTTATCCAATGCAGAACGTTTAAAAAGTTACACAGAGTTAAACCCAGGTGATTTTGTCGTGCATGTAAATCACGGAATCGGAAAATACACTGGAATGGAAACTTTAGAAATAGGTGGAGTCCATCAAGATTACATGTCCGTTCTCTATAAGGACGATGCAAAACTATTTATTCCTGTGACACAAATCAATTTACTCCAAAAATATGTATCGTCAGATGCCAAAACACCAAAAATAAATAAATTAGGCGGAACAGAGTGGGCTAAAACTAAGAAAAAAGTAGCGGCTAAAATTGAAGATATTGCCGATGATTTAATTGAGCTTTATGCAGCTCGTGAAGCAGAAGTTGGCTTTGCATTTTCACCAGATAGCCCTTACCAACAAGAGTTTGAGAATGCCTTTCCTTATACTGAAACAGATGATCAATTGCGTAGTACTGCTGAAATTAAACATGATATGGAAAGTAAAAAACCTATGGATCGTTTATTGGTTGGAGATGTTGGATACGGGAAAACAGAAGTAGCGATGCGTGCTATTTTCAAGGCAGTTCAAGATGGAAAGCAAGCTGCTTTCTTAGTACCGACAACAATATTAGCCCAACAGCATTACGAAAGTTTAGTGCAGCGTTTCGAAGATTTTCCAGTTGAAATCGGTTTGTTAAGTCGTTTTAGAACAAAAAAACAACAAAATGAAACAATGGACGGATTAAAAAAAGGGTTAGTTGACGTTGTGATTGGAACGCACCGAATTTTATCTAAAGACATTGAGTTTTTAGATTTAGGCTTACTGATTGTTGATGAAGAGCAACGATTTGGTGTGAAGCATAAAGAAAAACTAAAACAATTAAAAGCTCAAGTAGATGTGTTAACATTGACTGCTACTCCGATTCCAAGAACCTTGCATATGTCTATGTTAGGTGTTCGTGACTTATCGGTTATTGAAACACCACCAGCAAATCGTTATCCAGTTCAAACCTATGTTATGGAGCAAAATCCCGGCGCAATTCGAGAAGCAATTGAACGAGAATTAACCCGTGGCGGACAAGTTTTTTATTTATATAACCGTGTTGAAACAATCGGTAAAAAAGTAGAAGAGCTGCAAATGCTTGTACCAGATGCTAAAATAGCTTATGCACATGGCCAAATGACCGAAGCGCAATTAGAAAGCATCTTATATCAATTTGTGGAAGGTGAGTATGATGTTCTGGTGACAACAACCATTATTGAAACTGGGGTAGATATTCCTAATGTAAATACTTTATTTGTTGAAAATGCCGATCATATGGGTTTATCACAATTGTATCAATTGCGAGGACGGGTTGGACGAAGCAACCGCGTAGCTTATGCTTACTTTATGTATCAGCCAGACAAAGTATTGACTGAGGTCAGTGAAAAGAGATTACAAGCAATTAAAGATTTCACTGAATTGGGTTCTGGTTTTAAAATAGCGATGCGAGATCTATCCATTCGTGGTGCAGGTAATTTATTAGGAGCCCAACAACATGGCTTTATTGATTCAGTCGGATTTGATTTATACTCTGAAATGTTAAGTGAGGCAGTCGTACGCAAACGTGGACTTGAGAAGAAAGACGAGAAAACAGTTGTTGAAATCGATTTAGGAATCAATGCTTATTTACCAAGCACCTATATAGAAGATGAACGTCAAAAAATTGAAATTTATAAACGCATTCGTGAGTTAACGGATCGTGATGAGTACACTACTTTACAAGATGACTTAATTGACCGTTTTGGTGTATTCCCAGATGAAGTTGCAGATTTACTAGCCATTGGTGCAATCAAAATGGAAAGCGAGCGGGCTTTATTTGAAACGATTCGTCGTGTAGATGACTGTGTGCATTTAACCTTATCTACATCTGGAACAGCAAGTTTGCCAGCGGAAGAAATTATGAAAGCACTAGGAGATATTCCGTTGCAAGCAACGATGTCTGTGAAAAAAGAAAAATTAGTTGTGACAATGCATCTTAAAGATATCAATGCAAGTTTTGAGTGGTTAGGTTATATAGAGAAATTTGTAGCTAATATAGCTAAATACCGTTCTAAATTGGTCGCAGGCCAACTGTAA